Proteins from a single region of Argiope bruennichi chromosome 6, qqArgBrue1.1, whole genome shotgun sequence:
- the LOC129971971 gene encoding uncharacterized protein LOC129971971 produces the protein MELYSSVQSNTASKNSQCIFCDKNHFSADCRYAQSLPGDQRKDILRKKGGCFRCLKINHISSSCKSRIKCLNCGRLHHYLLCNNNQTQSPKEITKSKPVNDIPVEDQTLANVSSSPHVLLQTLVVHLRGEKGKVKIRAIIDSTSQRSYILKSTAQRLNYQPHRRESLRHSLFGGASTEVCHHDVYRAFLTDFDLTYNCNFEVLGQETICATIPPVAYGMWMKELPENNIHLSDQHHGTIELLIGADVAGKLLTGGYKLLPSGLVAIETKLGWTVMGRTRREKRDGNTDLIVTSMLAGGISETDLWNLNIIGIKDLAEKQSKTEREEASMQYFLKTLKRLPDGRYEVSLPWLEGMQPPANNRMIAERRLKGTIKILQAKNLLESYEDVFHEWLKEEIIEPLDITRLDDLLCTYLPHRALIKENSTTKIRPVFDASAKQKNELSLNSCLEKGPNLVELIPSILNRFRLGAFGIIADIKKAFPQISISDKDREYLRFLWFENGDPDKLKIYRHKRVVFGINASPFLLGATI, from the coding sequence ATGGAACTCTATAGCTCAGTACAAAGCAATACAGCCTCGAAGAATTCTCAATGTATATTCTGTGATAAGAATCATTTTAGTGCTGATTGTAGATATGCTCAAAGTTTACCAGGTGATCAAAGGAaagatattttaaggaaaaaaggtgGTTGCTTTAGgtgtttgaaaattaatcatatttctagCTCTTGTAAATCCAGAATCAAATGTTTGAATTGTGGAAGATTACATCATTAccttttatgcaataataatcaAACCCAGTCTCCCAAGGAAATAACAAAATCTAAGCCTGTTAATGATATTCCCGTAGAAGATCAGACGCTGGCAAATGTTTCGTCTTCACCTCATGTTTTGTTGCAGACTCTTGTAGTTCACTTAAGAGGAGAAAAGGGTAAAGTGAAGATTAGAGCAATAATCGACTCAACTTCTCAAAGATcgtacattttaaaaagtacgGCGCAGAGATTGAATTACCAACCCCACCGAAGAGAAAGCCTGCGACATTCCTTGTTTGGTGGAGCGAGTACAGAGGTCTGTCATCACGACGTTTATAGAGCATTCCTCACTGACTTCGATCTGACTTACAACTGTAACTTTGAAGTCCTCGGCCAAGAAACAATCTGTGCAACAATCCCACCCGTTGCGTATGGTATGTGGATGAAAGAACTTCCAGAAAACAATATCCATTTGAGTGATCAACACCATGGAACCATAGAATTATTGATTGGTGCAGATGTTGCCGGAAAGCTTCTGACCGGAGGTTATAAGCTCTTACCTTCTGGTTTAGTTGCAATCGAAACAAAATTAGGATGGACGGTCATGGGTCGTACAAGAAGAGAAAAGAGAGATGGAAACACAGATCTGATTGTTACTTCAATGCTTGCAGGAGGAATTTCTGAAACAGATTTATGGAATCTTAATATCATAGGAATCAAAGATCTAGCTGAAAAACAATCAAAGACGGAGAGGGAAGAAGCTTCCATGCAGTATTTCTTGAAAACACTGAAGAGACTTCCTGATGGCCGGTATGAAGTGTCTCTTCCCTGGTTGGAAGGGATGCAGCCACCTGCCAATAATAGAATGATTGCGGAAAGAAGACTCAAGGGAACAATTAAGATTCTTCAAGCAAAGAACTTGCTAGAGAGCTATGAAGATGTCTTCCATGAATGgctgaaagaagaaataatagaaCCTTTGGATATTACAAGATTAGATGATCTTCTTTGCACGTACTTACCACATCGGGCCCTGATCAAAGAGAATTCAACAACAAAGATTCGACCGGTCTTTGATGCTTCAGCCAAACAGAAGAATGAATTATCTTTGAACAGCTGTCTTGAAAAAGGACCTAATTTAGTGGAACTGATTCCGAGCATTTTGAATAGATTCCGACTTGGAGCGTTTGGCATAATCGCTGATATCAAGAAAGCATTCCCCCAGATAAGTATTAGCGACAAGGACAGAGAATATCTAAGATTTTTATGGTTTGAAAACGGAGATCCTGATAAATTGAAGATTTATCGCCATAAACGTGTGGTATTTGGAATAAACGCAAGTCCTTTCCTCCTTGGCGCGACTATTTAG
- the LOC129971970 gene encoding uncharacterized protein LOC129971970 encodes MQDCWTAKLSWDAELSDELAKKFLKLKRDLICVDNLTIPRRLVINLKERNNLSFHVFCDASQLAYATCIYLRSENEEGVSCQLVQSRSRVAPLKPVTVSRLELLACTIGIRLMTTIKRDLHMEDVTTFYWTDSMNALHWSRNEEDWGIFVMNRVREIRNYSSKGEWNHIPGTFNPADLPSRGCSAVTLLSQHWHDGPSWLKQDEKHWPVSEAVVDKEIINSEKKKTIVTLAVTKNEEFDYLANISSFEKIRIEDPVICDEGKGHNPSDSSSPVPVSQEIPAPVPVFQEATLPVPVFPEELLPTSQPRRINRYGRTLRAPHRLDL; translated from the exons atgcaagACTGTTGGACAGCTAAATTGTCTTGGGATGCTGAACTGTCTGATGAACTTGccaaaaagtttttgaaactgaaaagagatttaatttgTGTTGATAATTTAACGATCCCTAGAAGACTGGTAATAAAtcttaaagaaagaaacaatCTATCATTCCACGTTTTCTGTGACGCCTCTCAATTAGCTTATGCAACCTGCATATATTTGAGAAGCGAAAATGAAGAGGGGGTTTCCTGTCAACTCGTACAGTCACGATCCCGAGTAGCTCCATTGAAACCTGTAACAGTTTCCAGATTGGAATTGCTCGCGTGTACTATAGGAATACGCCTCATGACAACAATCAAACGAGATTTACACATGGAAGATGTAACTACATTTTATTGGACGGATTCAATGAATGCTTTACATTGGAGTAGAAATGAAGAAGATTGGGGAATTTTTGTCATGAACCGTGTTAGAGAAATAAGAAACTATAGTTCAAAAGGTGAGTGGAATCATATTCCTGGAACATTCAATCCAGCCGACTTACCTTCAAGAGGATGTTCTGCGGTCACTCTTTTAAGTCAACACTGGCATGATGGCCCATCTTGGCTGAAGCAAGATGAGAAACATTGGCCAGTTAGTGAAGCTGTGGTCgataaagaaatcataaattcGGAAAAGAAAAAGACTATAGTTACTTTGGCAGTTACAAAGAATGAAGAATTCGATTACTTAGCCAATATTTCATCTTTCGAGAAGATC CGAATTGAAGATCCCGTCATTTGTGACGAAGGGAAGGGCCATAATCCGAGTGATTCATCTTCACCAGTGCCGGTCTCTCAGGAAATACCAGCACCAGTGCCCGTCTTTCAGGAAGCAACATTGCCTGTGCCTGTCTTTCCGGAAGAACTATTACCCACTTCTCAACCTCGGCGAATCAACCGCTATGGTCGAACTCTACGTGCTCCTCATCGTTTGGATCTCTAG